The following DNA comes from Hahella chejuensis KCTC 2396.
AAAAATACGCCGTTGACCGACGACACGGAAAACGTGCTGACGCTTACCTCTTACGGTCGCCTTCAGGACGCTCTGGATATCGAAGATCCGGAAGAGCGCATCCGTCGCTTTGAAGAGCTGAGTCTCAGTGAAGATATCGTTAACCAGCAGCTCCTCACTGTAAGCCCTGACAAAGCGCAGAATGTATATGAAGATATTCAGGAAGCGCTGGCGTTATGGCAGGAGATCGGAGAACTGGTCGACGCCAAGTGCGCAGAAAGCGGCAGCAAAGCCAGCCTCCCCACCAGCGGCGTTAAGAATGCGCTGCAGGAAGTCGAGGAGCTGTATAAGCGACTGATGAAAAACAAGCTGCTTTCTGATGATGAAGAAGCGCCGATACAAACCAATGACGGCCAATCAGGCGGGAACACTGGCGGTGGAGGCGGTCAGCAAATGAGAGGCGGCGTTGCGCATGGTCCCTTCAGAAGCCGTGAAGACGCCATCAATCATCTGTTGGTGGTCGCCGAATACTTCCGCAAGACAGAACCGCACTCCCCCCTCTGCGGAGCCATTGAAAGAGCCGCCAGCTGGGGTAGAATGTCTATTCAAGAACTGCTCATGGAGCTGATACCTGACGAAGAAGCGCGGGCGCGCTATGCTTTAATGACGGGTATTCAAATTGGCGAAGACGCAGCTCCGATCGGCCAGTTATCGCAAACCGCGAGAGCGGTCACCATTCCTGAGCCAAAGGCGAAAGCCGAGGGCGCTTCCGAGCCGGAGCAAGGCACCGACAACGATTGGAATAACAGCGGTGGCGGAGGAAGCGGCGACAGTAGTTGGTGACAAATCAACATATTAAAGGGTTAAAAATTTTTTTGACGCTTAACCGGATACCTACAGCTAAATCAAAGAGGACTTAATAATGTCAGATAGCCTACAGGATAAATTAAACAGAGTCCGTAAACCGAGAGTGCACATTACTTATGATGTGGAAACCGGCGGTGCGGAAGTTAAAAAAGAGCTGCCATTTGTAGTTGGGGTCATGGGCGATTACTCAGGCGACAACACTGACGCCAAGAAATCCCTGAAAGAGCGCAAGTTCGTCAACATTGACCGTGACAACTTCAACGAAATCATGGAGAAAGTCTCTCCGACTCTGGACCTCAAAGTAGCAGACGAAATTTCCGGCGACCCTGACAAGCAAGTAGGCATGAGTCTCGCCTTCAATTCCATTGAAGATTTCGAACCCCAGAATATCGTTAAACAAATTCCGGCGCTGAAAGAGTTGCTGGAAGCGCGCAACCGCCTGCGCGACCTGCTGAGCAAGGCTGACCGCTCTGAGGAGCTGGAAGGCCTGTTGGAGCAGGTTCTATCTGACGCAGACAAAATGGCGGTATTGAGCAAAGAAGTGGAAGAGCGTAGCCCGGCCAAAGATGAAGACGGAGGAGATGCCTAATGAGCGACGCAGAATTACAAGGTCAGGAATCCGGAGCAGCGGAAGAGTCCAGTTCCAGTCTGCTGGATATGGCGATTACCGCCACCAAACAAACCGAGCCTGAACAAGCCCAGGACCTGATCGCAAACCTGGCGAAACAAGCGGGCGCAGGTATGGTCAAATGGGACCGCAACCTCACCGTCACTATCAATAAAGCGATTGATCAGATTGATGCGTTGATGTCCAAGCAATTGGCGGCCATCATGCACGAGGACAAATTCCAGAAGCTGGAAGGCTCCTGGCGCGGCCTGCACCACCTGATCATGAATTCAGAGACCAGCTCCTCGCTGAAAATCCGCATGCTGAACATCGGCAAGCGCGAGCTGTACAAAGATCTGGACAAAGCTGTTGAATTTGACCAAAGCCAGATCTTCAAGAAGATCTACGAATCTGAATTCGGCACCGCAGGCGGCGAGCCTTACGGCGCGTTGATCGGCGACTTCGAGTTCTCCAACCATCCGGAAGATATTGAGTTGCTGCAAAACATGGCTGGCGTTTCCGCCGCCGGTTTCTGCCCTTTCATTTCCGCCGCAGGCCCACAGATGTTCGGCTTTGACGACTTCACCGAACTCTCCACGCCTCGCGATCTGGAGAAAATATTTGAGACCCAGGAATACATCCCCTGGCGCAGCTTCCGGGATTCCGACGACTCCCGTTTCGTCACCCTGGTTATGCCCCGCGTACTGTCTCGCATGCCTTATGGCAGAAACGGTAAGTCCATCGAAGACTTCAACTACGAAGAGCTGCCGATCGACTCCAAGACTGGCAAAGCCGCTAACGTCGAGCACGACAAGTTTGCGTGGATGAACGCGGCTTACGTCATGGGCACCACCCTGACCCAGGCTTTCGCTGAGCACGGCTGGTGTGTGGCGATCCGCGGCGCG
Coding sequences within:
- the tssB gene encoding type VI secretion system contractile sheath small subunit; protein product: MSDSLQDKLNRVRKPRVHITYDVETGGAEVKKELPFVVGVMGDYSGDNTDAKKSLKERKFVNIDRDNFNEIMEKVSPTLDLKVADEISGDPDKQVGMSLAFNSIEDFEPQNIVKQIPALKELLEARNRLRDLLSKADRSEELEGLLEQVLSDADKMAVLSKEVEERSPAKDEDGGDA
- the tssA gene encoding type VI secretion system protein TssA, with translation MASDNIIELEPFFSPISDENPSGTDLRDENDSDFSAAKAARRKVVSLAKAARFDANGELELVEQWREIRRLAPTILKRKSKDLEVAAWFTEALLKLEGFTGLRDGLQIIKGLVENFWDTIYPLPDEDGVETRIYPLISLNGEDGTGTLVLPIKNTPLTDDTENVLTLTSYGRLQDALDIEDPEERIRRFEELSLSEDIVNQQLLTVSPDKAQNVYEDIQEALALWQEIGELVDAKCAESGSKASLPTSGVKNALQEVEELYKRLMKNKLLSDDEEAPIQTNDGQSGGNTGGGGGQQMRGGVAHGPFRSREDAINHLLVVAEYFRKTEPHSPLCGAIERAASWGRMSIQELLMELIPDEEARARYALMTGIQIGEDAAPIGQLSQTARAVTIPEPKAKAEGASEPEQGTDNDWNNSGGGGSGDSSW
- the tssC gene encoding type VI secretion system contractile sheath large subunit, with the translated sequence MSDAELQGQESGAAEESSSSLLDMAITATKQTEPEQAQDLIANLAKQAGAGMVKWDRNLTVTINKAIDQIDALMSKQLAAIMHEDKFQKLEGSWRGLHHLIMNSETSSSLKIRMLNIGKRELYKDLDKAVEFDQSQIFKKIYESEFGTAGGEPYGALIGDFEFSNHPEDIELLQNMAGVSAAGFCPFISAAGPQMFGFDDFTELSTPRDLEKIFETQEYIPWRSFRDSDDSRFVTLVMPRVLSRMPYGRNGKSIEDFNYEELPIDSKTGKAANVEHDKFAWMNAAYVMGTTLTQAFAEHGWCVAIRGAENGGKVTGLPSHLFVSDDGDVDQKCPTEVGITERREAELSKQGFLPLLHYKNTDYAVFFGSQTCQKAKKFDKADATANAAISARLPYIMATSRVAHYLKVMARDKIGSFMDAKGAERWLNNWINTYCNSNPDASPESKAKYPLAEARVEVKENPESPGSFSAVAHLRPWLQMEELTTSLRLVAEIPKSG